The Hydrogenobacter hydrogenophilus genome includes the window TGCCACCAGCTTGGGCTATAGAAAAAACAAGTTCTTTAAAGCCTTAGAGTTTTTTACTGATGGTGAGCTTTCCCATAAAGTTTTAATAGACATAGGTATAGTAAAAAGAGGGTACGCTTGGATATTCCCCAAGGGTAGTAAGATCAGCGTAGGGATAGCTTGCACAGGTAATTACGACCTTACTAAAGCTTTGAAAGATTACGCGGAAAAGAGAGGATTTAAAAACATAACAAAGGTGTATGGTTGGTACATACCCTATGCAGAAAGCAGTAGAGATGTATTTTATGGAAAGGAGCGCATTCTTTTAACTGGAGATGCAGGAAATCTTACAGATCCTTTATTAGGAGAAGGTATATACTATGCGGTTTGGAGCGGTAAAGTTGCGGTGGATGCCATAACCTCTTCTCCCTCCAACCCAGCGGAAAACTACAAAACACTATTGAAGGATTTAGTTTCAGAGCTTGTTTATGCAGGAAAGATAGCACGCCTTGGCTACAGATTTCAAAAGGTAGCTTACAGAATGGCTAAAAAAGGAGCACTTAAAACTTATTACAGACTACTTACAGGTGATGTTAGCTACAGAGAACTCTACAGAGGTGGCTTGCTGGACTTTTTTAAGGGGCTCATTTATAATTATTTGTGGAGGTAAAAATATGGACTTCTTCGGAAGGAATGTATCACCTCTCACAGAGGAGGAGTGGAATACTTTAGAAAGTGCAATAATAGATGTAGCTAAAAGATCTTTAGTGTGCAGAAGGTTTATGAGCGTTGTAGGACCATTGGGTGTAGGGCATCAGGTAATATCCTACGATGTGTTCTTAGGCGTGGAGCCAGGTAGCTGTGAGGTAAGACCAGGAGAGGAAAGCGAAGTATGTCAGCCTGTCAGAACTGGCACAAGAAAACACATAGTGCTTCCTACCATATACAAACCTTTTAACATAAGCTGGCGCGACCTTGAGTATTGGAGACAGTTTAACCTTCCTATAGATACATCTTCAGCGTCGGCTGCAGCCTTTGCCACTGCGGTAGCAGAAGACACTCTTATCCTTCACGGAAACAAAAAGCTCGGTATAGAAGGACTTTTAACAGTGGAAGGCAGACAAACCATGTCCATGAGTGATTGGGAAGTGGTGGGTAATGCCTTTAACGATGTGTCCTTGGGCATAGCTAAGCTTTCTGAAATGGGATTTTTTGGACCTTACTACATGATCTTAAATCCTAAGCAGTACTTTCAACTCAACAGGGTTTACCACAACACGGGACTTTTGGAGCTTGAACAGATTAAAAAGGTGGTATCGGACATCTTCTACACACCCATAGTGCCAGAAGGAAAGGCTATCCTTGTTTCTGCCGGTCCTCAAAACATGGACATAGTGATAGGACTGGATATAAGCCTAGTTTATGTGGAAAGTAGCAATATGGTGCACCAATTCAGGGTTATGGAAGTGCTGGTTCCAAGGATAAAGCGTCCCGGTGCAGTGTTAGTTATTGGGAAGTAAGAGCCTTCCACAGAAGGTCAGCAACTTCCTTCTTTATGCTTTCCTTTCTTTCAATGACACCTGCCTGAGTAAGCAAAAAGACTCTCTCAAGAGTGCCTACAAACATTGCAAGCGCAAGCTCAGGCCTAACCTTTATAATTCCCTTTCCTTCTTCTAAGAGTTTCATTATGGCATCTTTTGGTAGTTTCACAAACTCCTTTACTTCTTCAGCCCTAAGGTAATGAAAGAGGTCAAGGTATTTGAAAGCCTCAGGATTCTCAAAGCAAAAGTTAAGGAATTCCTCAACCATCCTATAAAACTTATCCTTGTAAGTTTTTTCCTCAAAAGCAGACATGAGCCTGTTGTAAAACTCTTCCGAATACATGCCGAAAAGTCCTTTAACTATCTCGTCCTTGCTCACAAAATGTCTGTATATGGCTCCTTCCGTTATACCTACATCCTTAGCTATATCCTTTATGGTGGTCTCCCTTATACCCTTCTCGGAAAAGAGCTTAAGCGCAGATTCCAGAATTCTCTTTTTTGTATCCTTCCTCTTTACCCTCATGCTTTTATTATAATACAAGAAGTAATTGCTCACTTTTGTAAAAAACGCTCTCTAAAACCTCGTATCTATGATGCGGGTTTGCAGCGAGTCTGCTTAAGTAGTTTAAAATAGAGGTATGAGATGTTTAACAATATCTTTAAACAATATTCCTGAAGAATACAAAATTGTTTTAGGCTATCTTACTTATCACTCTGGAAAGCTTTACAATCAAGCTCTATACCTAATTGATGGCAAAGGACTAAAGAGTTTGCAGAGCTTCAGAGAAGATTAGACGGGGCTAAGAAGATATATATAGGTGATGCCGTGAAGAATGAAAACAAAGTAGACCAAGTATGGAGCTTAAGGAGTGTTTAGAATACAAAGCTCAGGGAGTTGGGATAAAGGTAGAATATATCTCAGAGTTTTACACTTCAGGTGTGGACAGTTCAGTATATGGGACTGTTTGCAAAGAAGCTTACACACCTGAAGCAAGAGTAAAAGTAAAGAGAGGACTTTACAGGACAAAGCTTTTAGGCTTTTTAAACGCAGACATTAACGTATGCAGGAACTTTCTCAAAAAGCTTGGAAAGTTTGACCTAATAAGTGGAGTAGGAAAGCCTATAAAATTGAGGATTTTTCACAAGCTAAAAAGTGGCTCCGCTATTCCACTATATAGTGGGATAGGTAGGAGTAGAGACAGTGTGAACCTGCCTTGGGAAAAATCAAAAAATTGAAAAATTGAAGATAATGGGAGATTGTATAATAGACAAGGAAGGAAGTAAGGCATGATAGGGATAGACATAGGGTTTGGTTTTACGAAGGTAGCAAAAGATAGGGCAGAAGTAGGGAAGTTTCCCACTTGGATTGCTTATTATGACAGTAGTATGGAGAGTGTAGAACCTATTGAGTTTGAGGGCAGCAGGTCTTATGTGGTAGGGGAGTATGCTAGTTATAGCAAGCAGAGGATAGATCTTGCGGATGTTAATTTGCTTATTACCTTCATGCCTTTGATAGTGGAGTATGCCAAGAGAGGGTATAGTTTTGATGGTGAGGTGGTAAGTGGATTATCTCCCAAGCATTACGCCTTATACAAGGAGAATGCCAAGTTTAGGGAGAGGCTTTCCTTTTTGAAGAGGGTGGTTCTTGTTATAGACAGATGGACTTATGCTTGTTCTGAGGCTAAGAGAAGGTTTAAGACCGGAGCTAAACCTAAAGGAGTTTTTGCATGCGCTTCTTGGGGCACTTATGCAAAGACAGGGAATAGTTTTGAGTGAGAAAGCCATGAAAGGTTTTAAGAGGTTTTACGAGAATGAGGAGGACTTAGAACAGGCTCTTGATAAATTTGGTTGCATCTTAGCAGAGCTTCCTGCACCTGAAAAGATAGACCCTCTTGATGAGATAGCAATTGATCTCATCACCAAAAATTACCAAAAGTTAAACATAGTCTTTCCTGTGCCTATAGATAGAGAGCTCCTTGATGAATACAAAGAGCTTGTATCCGAAGAAGAAGCAATAGCTCTATCTTGGGAACTAAAAAGCACAGTAGAGAAAGTCATCAAAAGAGCCATAAGCAAGGCGAAAAAAAAGAAGCTAAGGGCTAAGTTAAGGGCAGGATCATGGGTTTGTTTCTTATAGGTTATGAAAAGTTGAAAATAGAGGAGTTTGTAAAGCTCCTGAAAGAAGCAGGAGTAGATTTGCTCGTAGATGTAAGGCAAAACCCTTGGAGCAGGCGACCTGAATTTAGAAGCTCAAGCTTAAGTAAAGCTTTGAAAACACACGGGATAGACTACATGCACATTCCAGAGTTGGGAAGTCCAAAAGAGATAAGAAAGAAAGACACAGCTACCATGCTACAGCTATACAGAGATCACTTGAGAAATCAAAACACAGCTTTAGAAACTCTCAAGAGCTTGCTATCCACAAGGCGTGTTGCTCTTATGTGCTACGAAAGAGATCCACTCACATGTCATAGGATAGTGATAGCTCGGGAACTGCTTTTAAGAGGAGTAATAGAGGAGTTTGAGGACCTCAGAGCTAAAAATCTTGACTTAATGTAGTCCAGTAGCTATTTTAAAAGAAGACAGCCTCCTTTCCCACCTGCAAGGCAGGGTTAGGGGAGCTTAGCGCTCCCTCCCCTTGAACCTCGCTAAAAAGGAATTACTGGCTTCTTTAGGGATTATGTATTCCTCACTACGAAGAACTATCCTTGCCTGAATGCTTCTGTCTCTTGTGGCACTAAGAGTATCAAGGCTTAGATATTTACTGAGGTTAAAGTTAGGAAGGTCTTGCCCAAGCCGTTAGGAGACATGTTTTTGCCATAGTATTTCTTGCTAAGTAGTTTCTCTAAAAGGTGGCACTTAAAGCTAAAATGAAAACATGCGGATTTTAGGAAATTTCACAAATATCCTTAAATAGTTCTTTTCCGTCTACCCAATAGCTCCTATACTTCTTGCCCACTTGCTCTGGATTACCAAAAAGCTTAAGCCTGACTTCCACCTTATAAGTTCCGTAGTTAAACACTTTAGGCACTCCGTTGTCCGTGAATACTCTCTCGTAGCCATCTACCTTTAGCTCATAATCCGTGTAAGCATTGCCCTTTGGGTCTACAATGTAAGGAATATATATTCCCTTATCTTTAATCTCATCAAGCTTGCTAAAAAACCAGTATTCACATTTTTGAGAAAGGCATTCCTTTCTGTCATCTAAGGCATTCAAGAAATTTACCTCGCTATCTTGCCATCAAACCTAATCTCTATAGGAGATGTCATGCTATCTATCTTTATGTCCTTGGTGGAGAGCAACTCACGAAGCACACTGCTTTCTTCATGAGTAAGAGAGCTTTGACTTACCATCTTTGTCTAACACCCTTGTCTCTTTTGGGTATTCCTCTACCAGAAAACCCTTCTCGTCTGTGTAGGAAACCTTCTCAAGCCTTCTTGGACTAAAGCCCATCTCCTTCAAAACGCTAAGCCAAAGTTCTTCAAAACCTGTTCTAATCATCATGCCTCCTCCTTGCTTATCATAAGAACTCATCTATGCTTTTGTTTCCTTTAAAGGTAAGAGACCACTCTCTACTACTATAGAAGACCTGTATGATCTTGCAGAGAAAGGCTTTCTTGAGTTTTGGAGAAAAAGGAAAAGTAAAATAACAATCATGCGGTTGACCCCTAAGCAAGATGTTATGAGTGTAAGGTTTTTTAATGCAAACCTTACTGCAGAAGCACGAGCGTTTTTACTTGTGATGTATAGAATAGTAAAGAGTAAGCAAGAAGGTATATACTTTTATAAAATCTACAATCAAGTCTTCTCAAATACACATCGCCGTCCAAAAACTCTCATAAGGGAACTTGAGAGAAACGCTTTTGTTGTGGGAAGGTATAGAGGAGGCGCTTATATTTATGAGTTTAAGTTTATTTACAAGTTTCCTTTTAACTACAAAGATGTACCCACACCGGAGGAGCTTAAGCTTGAAGATAGTCCAAGTTTATACGGAACATATACAAGTATGTTTTTAGTGGCTAATGCAGATAGAACTACGCTTTATCCTGTGAACATACCCAATAGGCATAGATTGATTAAAGAACTTATACAAAGGGGGTATTTGGAAAGATTGGGTCGGCAGGTCTATTTACTTAAAGTAGTGCCAGAGGAATACAAAGGGCTTTTTATGAGATAAAAACTATTTATCTTAAAGTCAGAGGCTCTGACAAAGCTCCATAAATACGAGCGTAGGCTAAGGTTTGAGCCTTTCCTTTGGCTCATGCAAAAGGAAAAGGGAGTGGATATCCCAGAAGAGAACTTTAGGTTTGCACTTGCAGTAGCTACCTATGTTTTAGAAAATGCTTTTCACTTCACTGAAGAAGACAAAGAGTTTTACGAGTTTTTAAGGCAGGTGGTAGAAAAGCATGGCAGAGAAGACTATTGGCAATGGATAGAAAAATCTCCACTTCCTTTTCCTGATTACCTTAAGGCAAACTACGATTTTAGGAATTGCTCGTGAAAAGCTTAGAGAAGGCTCTTCCTGAGAGGATATCCTCTGCGGGTGGTGTGATGTTTAAAAGAAACTTGACTAACTCTCTTTTCTTGAACTTTTCCCTTGGTCTTGTGCGTTTGAATTTTAGAGGATAACCTTTTTGTAATCTTTCCAGTTTAGCTTGTGTGTATGCAGGTTTTATCTCTTTGAGGCTCAGGACTATCTTTTGGCTCATCTCCTACCTCTTAAAATATATATTTAACTCTATGCCTGCGCTACCTTTTAGAGTAGCAAACCAAGAAGAACTAAGAAAATACAAAGAAGAGATTGTGCCATTCCAAAACATGCTGTTTTCTGCTCTTGCTCCCTTAGAAGATAACATTTATCTCACAGGCGGGACTGCCCTTGCAAGGTTTTACTACGAGCATAGAATTTCAGAAGACCTTGATTTTTTCACTACTCATGCCACTCTAAAAGACATTCTTCCTTCTGTGCTTTCTATTCTTGAAAAGGAAGGCTTTAATGTTGAAGTAGAACATGTCTCTGTGTCCTTTGCAAGGTTATTCGTGAATGGCTACAAACTGGAACTTATTGTTGAACCAAATCACTACGGAGAGCTTATCAAAACAGATTATGGCATATATGTAAATAACCTTGAAGACATAGGAGCAAACAAGATAAGTGCATGGGAAGACAGAGCGGAGTGGAAAGACCTTATAGACCTTTACTACATTACCAAGGACATTCCCTTAACAAAGTTATTTGAAATAGCAGACATGAAAAGAGTTCCTGTAGCCTATGAGATGTTTCTTGGCGTAAATGTTCATGGAATTAGAGGTTCTGCCTTGCTTATTAAGGAAGTTTCCGAAAAAGAGATACTGAATTTTGTAGAGGATCTCAAAACCGCAGTAGAAGACAACCTCAAAAAAAAAGAGGAGGAAATACTCCAGAACCTTGATGAGTGGATAAAAAGACTCTTGTGGGACTTCCCGCCAGAACAAAGGAAGATAGATGAAAACTCTATAAGGGTGCTTTTAAGAAGAGTAGAGAAAGCCTCACTGCCACTAAGAAGAGTCATCTTGAGTGTGCTTTAACTCCCTTTAAAACAAAAATGATCAAAAGGAGTTAAAGCCTTTTTTCAGGACCTTGGTTCCTTTCTATAAGTTTTTCAGAAAGAATTTGTCTGAAGTGTTTGTATATTAACTTAAAGTTGAAAAGTGCTGTATCTTTGATAGATGTGCTTATGGCATTCTCAAAATATTTATCCAACTCTTCCATGGATAAATTGTTTGCCAAAGCTACGCTCAAACAGTCCTCTATGTCCTGCTCTGTGCCTCTTCTTAACTTCATTATGATAAAGTCGTAAGGATTAAGCACGCTAATCTTAAGCTTTTCATCTTGGTAGATTGTTATGGTTCTATCCCTATAGCCCTCAGGTAAGGAGATTACGCTCCATCTACTAACATTTTCAGAAAGGTCGCTTTCAAAACCTCTCTTTTTCAACTCAAGGTAAATCTCCTCTAAGTCTCCTTTCACAACCTCTGCATCTATGTCCATGGTAGTCCTTAGCTCAACTCCGTAGTAAGGTAAAGCTTGCGCTCCTACTATGATAACTTCTATTGGTTTTCCAGTTTGCTCTGCTATCTCCTTGAAAAGACTGATAATGTCCATCAATTGATCGCCCTTAAAACTTCAAAAAATCTTCTCAAATCCCTGTCTGAGATCTTTTCCTTAACTAAAGGCAGGGGAGTTTTTCTCTTTACAAGATACCTGAAGTTTGAGTAAATAACGCAAGCTTTGTGGTAATAGTCCTTAATCTGGTCCATAAACTCCTCCCACTTTACCTCGTCGTTAAAAACTATCTCGTAAGGCAGTAGGTTGCGTCCTGCTCTGCTCTGCAAGAGTTCTTCTATACTTGCCCTATCCTTTCCATAAAGTTTTTTCAACTTTAGCTTTACTTCCACATCCAGAAAAATAGCACCTGAGACTTTCTATGTCAAGCACTAAAGAATATAAGGAGGATAGCAAAATGGAGTGTGCTCTTAACTCCCTTCACGGCAAAATTAACCAAAGGGAGTTAAAAACTTGGAATTAAAATTTTCTTATGAATAGGAAGGAAGTAGAAGCTAAACTAAAAGCGATAACAGAAGAGATCAACGAAGAACTCAGAAAACGCAACTTGGATCTGAAAATCTTTCTTATATTAGTAGGTAGTGCTTCTTTGATAGTCAAGTATCACTTAAAGAGAGGAACGAAGGATATAGATGTAATACTAAGACCTTATTTAGGAGGAATAGGGGATTTGCTTACAAGAAGAGGCTTTCAAGTAGTATCTGAAGCATTAGTTAATCTTCATCCCGATTACGAAGATAGATTAGAGTTAGTCTTAGCAGAAGGACAAGTTTTTGTTTTGACTTTATCTCCTTATGATTTAGCAATTTCTAAGATAAGTAGAGGGTTTGATAAAGATATAAATGATGTTCTTGAGTCAGATTTGATAAAACAGATAGACTTTAACAAGTTAAAGGAACTTTACTTTGAGGCAATGTCCTACTGGATAGGAAACGAAAAAAGATATAGATTTTCATGGGAGGTGTTTGAAGATGCTTACCTCAGAAAGTTTGGACAAACTTTTGATGAAGGCAGAGGCTTTGACAAATCTCCATGAACACGAGCGTAAGCTAAGGTTTGAACCTTTCCTTTGGCTCATGCAAAAGGAAAAAGGAATAGAGGTTCCAGAAGAGAACTTTAGGTTTGCACTTGCGGTAGCTACATATGTTTTGGAAAATGCTTTTCACTTCACTGAAGAGGACATGGAGTTTTACGAATTTTTAAGGCATGTGGTAGAAAAACACGGCAGAGAAGACTACTGGCAATGGATAGAAAAATCTCCACTTCCCTTGCCAGATTACCTTAAGGCAAACTACGATTTTAGAGATGAAAACAGTTATGTCCTTAACCTTAACGCCTCTAATCCTTAAAAAGCTTAGAAAAAGCTCTACCTGAGAGAATATCCTCTGCGGGTGGTGTGATGTTCAAAAGAAACTTGATTAACTCTCTTTCCTTGAACTTTTCCCTTGGTCTTGTGCGTTTGAACTTTAAAGGATAACCTTTTTGTAATCTTTCCAATTTGGCTTGTGTGTATGCAGGTTTTATCTCCTTAAGGCTCAGGACTATCTTTTGGCTCATCTCCTATCTCTCCTTTCAAAAATTCTACCTTATCCAAAGGCACCTGCTCCTCTTTTAGTCTTTGAATTAAATAACTTAAATCTATATGCTCTTTATACTTTTCATACAAGTAGGTCGCTATTTCACAGTCCCCCTGACTTTTCCAAAACACGCATGCATTAAGTCTATCTACGATTAAATCCTCTACACCTATAACTACTATGCTTTCTGAAAGTTCAGGAATTTCAATTGTTCTTATCTTCTCATAACTACCAGCAAGGATAGTATCTGGTATATCCACGAAAAGTCCAAGCTCTTCCGAAACCATAATCCTACCTTCAGACCTGAAAAGGCCTGTGGATAGAAGAATACTTTTTATCTCCTCAGGCTTAGGAAATACCAAGTCTATATCCCCAGAAACGTAATAACCAAAAGTATAGAGTTCTACTGCACTACCACCTACTAAAATAGGAAACTTTTTTATTCCTTTCTCTTTTAGCTTTCTGTTGAGCCAAGCCATAAATAAGAGTATTTTCTTTAGTTCATTTTCTTCATATTTTATCTTTTCAAGAATTTCCTCTGTCATTGGGTTTAATATAGTTCTTTTCTATATCCGTCCCATGTGAAAGAAAGCTACTGAGAGAGATTTTATTAAGGGATACGCCTTTCAGAGCTTTTGAAGGCTATGTTAAGAAATCACCTTTATATCAATGTTCTAAGATTTTTCAAACAGCCTCTTTTCCACTTGACACACACATGAGTTTTGTGTATATTATTAACATAGCCATATGGCTGTAGAACTTGACAACTGAATATGTTTTGCGATCCTTTGGGATTTATTAAGTACCTATAAGGAGTTGAAACTAAACCACTGAAAAGTTGGGATCAGTCATTCTACTAAATTTATTAAGTACCTATAAGGAGTTGAAACAACCAGAGGTCTCCTTTGATGTTGTACTTTGTAGCAATTTATTAAGTACCTATAAGGAGTTGAAACGAGGAAGAGTATGACAAGTTTTTAAGGTCCGCAAGGATTTATTAAGTACCTATAAGGAGTTGAAACTGAAGAAGGAAGGAAAAGATGGAAGTATCTTGGTCCTATT containing:
- a CDS encoding geranylgeranyl reductase family protein, yielding MNFYDLVVVGGGPAGSSTAYCASQKGLKVLVLEKKKVPRFKLCAGCISKRISSYLPAGWEKLVLNRISSGVLGYAGNESLEIPAEEDIAYIIDRSEFDAFLLDKAQETGAHLLQECEFLHLEKEGERYRISTSKGVFYADYLVGADGFYSKVATSLGYRKNKFFKALEFFTDGELSHKVLIDIGIVKRGYAWIFPKGSKISVGIACTGNYDLTKALKDYAEKRGFKNITKVYGWYIPYAESSRDVFYGKERILLTGDAGNLTDPLLGEGIYYAVWSGKVAVDAITSSPSNPAENYKTLLKDLVSELVYAGKIARLGYRFQKVAYRMAKKGALKTYYRLLTGDVSYRELYRGGLLDFFKGLIYNYLWR
- a CDS encoding family 1 encapsulin nanocompartment shell protein gives rise to the protein MDFFGRNVSPLTEEEWNTLESAIIDVAKRSLVCRRFMSVVGPLGVGHQVISYDVFLGVEPGSCEVRPGEESEVCQPVRTGTRKHIVLPTIYKPFNISWRDLEYWRQFNLPIDTSSASAAAFATAVAEDTLILHGNKKLGIEGLLTVEGRQTMSMSDWEVVGNAFNDVSLGIAKLSEMGFFGPYYMILNPKQYFQLNRVYHNTGLLELEQIKKVVSDIFYTPIVPEGKAILVSAGPQNMDIVIGLDISLVYVESSNMVHQFRVMEVLVPRIKRPGAVLVIGK
- a CDS encoding TetR/AcrR family transcriptional regulator, whose translation is MRVKRKDTKKRILESALKLFSEKGIRETTIKDIAKDVGITEGAIYRHFVSKDEIVKGLFGMYSEEFYNRLMSAFEEKTYKDKFYRMVEEFLNFCFENPEAFKYLDLFHYLRAEEVKEFVKLPKDAIMKLLEEGKGIIKVRPELALAMFVGTLERVFLLTQAGVIERKESIKKEVADLLWKALTSQ
- a CDS encoding zinc ribbon domain-containing protein, translating into MELKECLEYKAQGVGIKVEYISEFYTSGVDSSVYGTVCKEAYTPEARVKVKRGLYRTKLLGFLNADINVCRNFLKKLGKFDLISGVGKPIKLRIFHKLKSGSAIPLYSGIGRSRDSVNLPWEKSKN
- a CDS encoding DUF488 family protein, producing the protein MGLFLIGYEKLKIEEFVKLLKEAGVDLLVDVRQNPWSRRPEFRSSSLSKALKTHGIDYMHIPELGSPKEIRKKDTATMLQLYRDHLRNQNTALETLKSLLSTRRVALMCYERDPLTCHRIVIARELLLRGVIEEFEDLRAKNLDLM
- a CDS encoding nucleotidyl transferase AbiEii/AbiGii toxin family protein — protein: MPALPFRVANQEELRKYKEEIVPFQNMLFSALAPLEDNIYLTGGTALARFYYEHRISEDLDFFTTHATLKDILPSVLSILEKEGFNVEVEHVSVSFARLFVNGYKLELIVEPNHYGELIKTDYGIYVNNLEDIGANKISAWEDRAEWKDLIDLYYITKDIPLTKLFEIADMKRVPVAYEMFLGVNVHGIRGSALLIKEVSEKEILNFVEDLKTAVEDNLKKKEEEILQNLDEWIKRLLWDFPPEQRKIDENSIRVLLRRVEKASLPLRRVILSVL
- a CDS encoding DUF6036 family nucleotidyltransferase; amino-acid sequence: MDIISLFKEIAEQTGKPIEVIIVGAQALPYYGVELRTTMDIDAEVVKGDLEEIYLELKKRGFESDLSENVSRWSVISLPEGYRDRTITIYQDEKLKISVLNPYDFIIMKLRRGTEQDIEDCLSVALANNLSMEELDKYFENAISTSIKDTALFNFKLIYKHFRQILSEKLIERNQGPEKRL
- a CDS encoding DUF6036 family nucleotidyltransferase, with the protein product MNRKEVEAKLKAITEEINEELRKRNLDLKIFLILVGSASLIVKYHLKRGTKDIDVILRPYLGGIGDLLTRRGFQVVSEALVNLHPDYEDRLELVLAEGQVFVLTLSPYDLAISKISRGFDKDINDVLESDLIKQIDFNKLKELYFEAMSYWIGNEKRYRFSWEVFEDAYLRKFGQTFDEGRGFDKSP